One region of Cydia pomonella isolate Wapato2018A chromosome 25, ilCydPomo1, whole genome shotgun sequence genomic DNA includes:
- the LOC133531262 gene encoding E3 ubiquitin-protein ligase rnf8-A-like has product MEAQFPILCAFTPLKPGSEKFQRIPITTNVFKLGRGQHNTVVIPYKCLSKDHCLFKKVEGGWLLENCSYSSIKVNGNKLCKGETHKLCDQDIIKLESSNELVYKFMSNTKSSKCKKRKLDNEIVQNGNNVKKSESTRSMRSDINKNLNDMQMKLKEQILLEQSKREKEIYDDYAVRIEKVKGSKKNVKHQKALLKMRRNAQLELNKVKMEERIASVMAQQTESNENKHSKDRPHNYNGQGDQVTNNQSEAKREQDRARMKEKRELKKLRRETRRLKLEKEKKLKELEKQKLRREKELQNELDKLNKKLAKERELHEKERRRAEQLLNQKKEELKKVSPSTSSESKLDMESELQCSICSELFVRATTLGCSHSFCRYCIRKWTANKKECPICRAAITSECRSIVLDSLVDKMAESADDKKRRQELVKARDELEAKEPTTTANRGDQNYLFDANFIRDFLRDSESSLEPDFDMLVPMDTDSERSGFDDSDVFSGRDENGESEYDEPENYDENSEHENEENYEVYSEESDRDNEEIYDEAPENEEEEHEGNSENDGQHVENYDEGENSPTDNEDHDENDPEYNEDQESASENYDEGETEIYDEGENSGAENYDEGDNSSPENYDEGENSGAENYDEGDNSSPDNYDEGENSAPEDYDEGENSAPENYDGDNTEPENCVEGENSGPENSDEGENSGPENYDEGDNSAPENYDEGDYSAPEYDGDSYTDDGGGDDDDYY; this is encoded by the exons ATGGAAGCGCAATTCCCGATACTGTGTGCTTTTACGCCTTTGAAACCTGGTTCAGAAAAATTCCAAAGAATTCCTATCACAACCAACGTC TTCAAACTTGGCCGCGGTCAGCACAACACAGTTGTTATACCCTACAAATGCCTCTCAAAAGACCACTGCTTATTCAAGAAAGTAGAAGGAGGCTGGCTGTTAGAAAACTGTAGCTACTCCAGTATCAAAGTTAATGGTAATAAGCTCTGTAAAGGCGAAACGCACAAACTTTGCGATCAGGACATTATTAAGTTGGAATCGTCAAATGAATTAGTTTACAAATTCATGTCAAATACCAAAAGCTCAAAGTGTAAGAAACGCAAACTTGATAATGAAATTgtacaaaatggtaataatgTAAAGAAATCTGAGTCAACAAGAAGTATGCGAAGTGATATAAATAAGAATCTAAATGATATGCAGATGAAATTGAAAGAGCAGATATTATTGGAGCAGAGTAAAAGAGAGAAAGAGATATACGATGACTATGCTGTTCGTATTGAGAAAGTGAAGGGCTCTAAGAAGAATGTGAAGCATCAGAAGGCTTTGCTTAAGATGCGGAGAAATGCACAGCTGGAACTTAATAAAGTGAAAATGGAGGAAAGGATAGCTTCTGTGATG GCACAACAAACAGAATCAAATGAAAACAAACATTCCAAAGACAGGCCACACAACTACAATGGACAAGGGGACCAAGTAACCAACAACCAATCAGAAGCCAAGCGAGAGCAGGACAGGGCGCGTATGAAAGAGAAGAGGGAGCTCAAGAAACTGCGCAGGGAAACTAGGCGGCTGAAGCTTGAGAAAGAGAAA AAGCTAAAGGAATTAGAAAAACAAAAGCTACGCAGAGAGAAGGAATTACAAAATGAGCTGGACAAGTTGAACAAAAAGCTGGCGAAAGAGAGAGAGCTACACGAGAAAGAGAGGAGAAGAGCAGAGCAGCTGCTGAATCAGAAGAAGGAAGAGCTTAAAAAG GTCTCCCCCAGCACCAGTTCCGAGTCGAAGCTAGACATGGAGTCGGAGCTGCAGTGCAGCATCTGCTCGGAGCTGTTCGTGCGCGCCACCACGCTGGGCTGTTCCCATAGTTTCTGCCGCTACTGTATCCGCAAGTGGACCGCCAACAAGAAGGAGTGCCCCATCTGCCG agcaGCCATAACTTCGGAGTGCAGGAGTATAGTGCTGGACTCGCTGGTCGACAAGATGGCGGAGTCCGCGGACGACAAGAAGAGACGCCAGGAGCTGGTCAAAGCCAGGGATG aactGGAGGCCAAGGAGCCCACAACTACCGCCAATCG TGGAGACCAAAACTACCTCTTCGACGCGAACTTTATCCGTGATTTCTTACGAGACTCTGAATCTTCACTTGAGCCCGATTTCGACATGCTCGTTCCTATGGACACAGATTCAGAGCGTTCCGGCTTTGATGATTCTGATGTGTTCTCTGGGAGAGACGAGAATGGAGAATCGGAGTATGATGAGCCCGAGAATTATGACGAGAATTCGGAACACGAGAATGAAGAGAACTATGAAGTATACTCAGAAGAGAGTGATCGTGATAATGAGGAGATTTACGATGAAG CGCCGGAAAACGAGGAAGAAGAGCACGAGGGCAACTCGGAGAACGACGGCCAACATGTCGAGAATTATGATGAAGGCGAGAATTCTCCGACAGACAACGAAGATCAC GACGAGAATGATCCGGAATACAATGAAGATCAAGAGTCAGCGTCGGAGAATTACGATGAAGGAGAAACAGAGATTTATGATGAAGGCGAGAATTCAGGGGCGGAGAATTATGATGAGGGAGATAATTCATCACCGGAGAATTATGATGAAGGCGAGAATTCAGGGGCGGAGAATTATGATGAGGGAGATAATTCATCACCAGATAATTACGATGAAGGTGAGAATTCAGCGCCAGAGGATTACGATGAAGGCGAGAACTCCGCACCAGAGAATTATGATGGTGACAATACAGAACCAGAGAATTGCGTTGAAGGTGAGAACTCGGGCCCTGAAAATTCCGATGAAGGTGAGAACTCGGGTCCTGAAAATTACGATGAAGGTGATAATTCAGCTCCGGAGAATTATGATGAAGGCGATTATTCAGCGCCCGAGTACGACGGAGACTCGTATACGGATGATGGCGGCggcgatgatgatgattattattaa